From a single Thermoplasmatales archaeon genomic region:
- a CDS encoding MBL fold metallo-hydrolase: protein MLRIRWYGHSCFSISNGKTIVFDPHDGVSIGIPPPRIKGDIILITHEHFDHNQAKVVEKEGSIVLKNGKKVDGIEIETFSSYHDREKGRKRGEITVFKIKYEEITLCHLGDIGEVDEKLIKEIGNIDILFIPVGGTFTLNAKEAMEMCKKIKPKVVIPMHYKIEGLSLPIDRLDKFLDMAEDMEILYVANEVELTQEDLPENTEIWVFSL from the coding sequence ATGTTGAGAATAAGATGGTATGGCCACTCCTGTTTTTCAATCTCAAATGGAAAAACAATAGTTTTTGATCCTCATGACGGCGTATCGATTGGCATCCCGCCGCCGAGAATTAAGGGTGATATAATCCTTATCACACATGAACACTTTGACCACAATCAGGCAAAAGTTGTTGAAAAGGAAGGAAGTATTGTTTTAAAAAATGGTAAAAAAGTAGATGGAATAGAAATTGAAACTTTTTCATCATATCATGATAGGGAGAAGGGGAGAAAAAGAGGAGAAATTACAGTTTTCAAAATTAAATATGAAGAAATAACACTCTGTCATCTTGGGGATATAGGGGAAGTAGATGAAAAATTAATAAAGGAAATAGGTAATATAGATATTCTTTTTATTCCAGTTGGTGGAACATTCACATTAAATGCAAAAGAAGCCATGGAGATGTGCAAAAAAATAAAACCAAAGGTTGTTATTCCAATGCACTACAAGATAGAGGGACTTTCACTCCCAATTGATAGATTGGATAAATTTCTTGATATGGCGGAGGACATGGAAATACTATATGTAGCAAATGAAGTAGAATTAACCCAGGAAGATTTACCCGAGAATACAGAAATATGGGTATTTTCACTATAA
- a CDS encoding 50S ribosomal protein L15e, producing the protein MAKGMYHYLREAWKKPDTSYNSPQWHRLIEWRKQGAIVRVASPLRLDRAKSLGYKAKQGFVVVRARVRAGGRRKERPNKGRKPSKMGVNKITPKKSIKRIAEERVARKYPNMEVLNSYWVGKDGKYHYYEVILVDRSHPVIKSDNKINWICDERGRAFRGKTSAGKKGRGLRKRGKGAEKVRPSVRANKRKE; encoded by the coding sequence ATGGCTAAAGGAATGTATCATTATTTAAGAGAAGCATGGAAAAAACCTGACACATCTTATAATAGCCCTCAGTGGCATCGCCTGATAGAATGGAGAAAGCAGGGGGCGATTGTAAGAGTTGCCTCACCTTTACGCTTGGATAGAGCAAAATCTCTCGGCTATAAGGCGAAACAGGGCTTCGTGGTTGTGAGGGCGAGGGTGAGGGCTGGTGGAAGAAGGAAAGAAAGACCAAATAAAGGAAGAAAACCATCAAAAATGGGTGTTAATAAGATAACTCCTAAGAAATCGATAAAAAGAATAGCGGAGGAAAGAGTAGCGAGGAAATATCCAAATATGGAAGTTTTAAATTCTTATTGGGTGGGGAAAGATGGAAAATATCATTATTATGAAGTAATATTGGTAGATAGAAGTCATCCCGTTATAAAAAGTGATAATAAGATAAACTGGATTTGTGATGAGAGAGGACGCGCCTTCAGAGGGAAAACATCTGCGGGGAAGAAAGGAAGGGGTTTAAGAAAAAGAGGCAAGGGAGCAGAAAAAGTTCGCCCGAGCGTGAGGGCAAATAAAAGGAAAGAATAA
- a CDS encoding prefoldin subunit beta: MATKFEDLPPQVQNQLRQLQQLQQQMELLLQQKLQVEIRLRDAKDALEELNKLEENADVYKGVGNLIVKSEKSKLIKELQEEKENLEIRKKTMESQENRLKERINELQSKIQEALKPTQ, encoded by the coding sequence ATGGCAACAAAATTTGAAGATTTACCTCCGCAAGTGCAGAATCAACTGAGGCAATTGCAACAACTCCAGCAACAGATGGAATTGCTTTTACAGCAGAAATTGCAGGTTGAAATAAGGTTAAGAGATGCAAAAGATGCTCTCGAAGAACTTAATAAACTGGAGGAAAATGCTGATGTATATAAAGGAGTGGGAAATTTAATAGTAAAATCCGAAAAAAGCAAGCTGATTAAGGAATTGCAGGAGGAAAAAGAAAACTTGGAGATAAGAAAAAAGACAATGGAAAGCCAGGAAAACAGGCTGAAGGAAAGGATAAATGAGCTTCAATCAAAAATTCAGGAAGCCCTCAAACCTACTCAATAA